In Pithys albifrons albifrons isolate INPA30051 chromosome 8, PitAlb_v1, whole genome shotgun sequence, a single window of DNA contains:
- the SPP2 gene encoding secreted phosphoprotein 24 isoform X1 → MRILIFVLTLSIFSCSGFPAYDYDFPVMEEALNASLTRINSQSWGRNLYGVVRSHITGADMWSSDAYRLELQFSIRETVCSKASGRDPSTCAFRTGPYVPTASCRSVVEVSGEQLSSVLVRCHRGTFSSESMSSEEIMHVPISTPSRRGSTHREEDVFAPEAFPSGGRGSSRGDWHKPGRME, encoded by the exons ATGAGGATCCTAATTTTTGTCCTCACACTGAGCATTTTCTCGTGTTCGG GATTTCCAGCCTATGACTATGATTTCCCTGTCATGGAAGAGGCTCTCAATGCTTCCCTTACACGGATCAATTCCCAGTCGTGGGGGAGAAACCTCTATGGTGTTGTCAGGAGCCACATCACAGGA GCTGACATGTGGAGCAGTGATGCCtacaggctggagctgcagttcAGCATCCGTGAGACCGTGTGCTCGAAGGCATCGGGGAGAGACCCCTCCACCTGTGCCTTCAGAACTGGGCCTTATGTG CCAACTGCTTCCTGCAGGAGTGttgtggaggtctctggggagcagctctCCAGTGTCCTGGTGCGGTGCCATCGTGGCACCTTCAGCTCCGAATCCATGAGCAGCGAGGAG ATAATGCACGTGCCAATATCGACCcccagcaggagaggcagcactcACAGGGAAG AAGATGTCTTTGCTCCTGAGGCCTTCCCTTCAGGGGGAAGAGGCAGCAGCCGTGGGGATTGGCACAAACCTGGCAGGATGGAATAA
- the SPP2 gene encoding secreted phosphoprotein 24 isoform X2, protein MRILIFVLTLSIFSCSGFPAYDYDFPVMEEALNASLTRINSQSWGRNLYGVVRSHITGADMWSSDAYRLELQFSIRETVCSKASGRDPSTCAFRTGPYVPTASCRSVVEVSGEQLSSVLVRCHRGTFSSESMSSEEIMHVPISTPSRRGSTHREDVFAPEAFPSGGRGSSRGDWHKPGRME, encoded by the exons ATGAGGATCCTAATTTTTGTCCTCACACTGAGCATTTTCTCGTGTTCGG GATTTCCAGCCTATGACTATGATTTCCCTGTCATGGAAGAGGCTCTCAATGCTTCCCTTACACGGATCAATTCCCAGTCGTGGGGGAGAAACCTCTATGGTGTTGTCAGGAGCCACATCACAGGA GCTGACATGTGGAGCAGTGATGCCtacaggctggagctgcagttcAGCATCCGTGAGACCGTGTGCTCGAAGGCATCGGGGAGAGACCCCTCCACCTGTGCCTTCAGAACTGGGCCTTATGTG CCAACTGCTTCCTGCAGGAGTGttgtggaggtctctggggagcagctctCCAGTGTCCTGGTGCGGTGCCATCGTGGCACCTTCAGCTCCGAATCCATGAGCAGCGAGGAG ATAATGCACGTGCCAATATCGACCcccagcaggagaggcagcactcACAGGGAAG ATGTCTTTGCTCCTGAGGCCTTCCCTTCAGGGGGAAGAGGCAGCAGCCGTGGGGATTGGCACAAACCTGGCAGGATGGAATAA